In Desulfuribacillus alkaliarsenatis, a genomic segment contains:
- a CDS encoding glycine betaine ABC transporter substrate-binding protein encodes MTKKYRVLFLSLAVVLAMSLLVVGCGGTDEPPVDTPDVADPTGDDVIMEPPAAVGEQVGFEIVGIEPGAGLMMATEEVLDVYGLEEWTLVESSSAAMAAALRRAYENQEPIIVTGWTPHWKFASFDLKYLDDPQGVYGGDEQVHTLVREGLEADEPSAFTVLDRFFWTPDDMAEVMVAIEEGSSEEQAAADWAAANQDTVNEWTEGVEEVDGNRIDLAFVAWDSEIASTNVVKYVLESIGYDVRMRQLEPAPMFQGVESGEADAMVAAWLPTTHESYMDRFGEGLVDLGPNLDGTRIGLVVPAYMDIDSIEDLR; translated from the coding sequence ATGACAAAGAAATATCGCGTTTTGTTTTTAAGTTTGGCAGTAGTATTAGCCATGTCACTTTTAGTAGTAGGGTGTGGAGGTACTGATGAACCACCAGTAGATACACCAGATGTTGCAGATCCAACTGGTGATGATGTAATTATGGAGCCACCAGCTGCAGTAGGTGAGCAAGTAGGTTTTGAAATCGTAGGTATTGAGCCAGGTGCTGGTTTAATGATGGCAACTGAAGAAGTTCTTGATGTTTATGGTTTAGAAGAGTGGACTTTAGTAGAGTCTTCAAGTGCAGCTATGGCAGCAGCACTTAGAAGAGCTTACGAAAATCAAGAGCCAATAATTGTTACTGGTTGGACACCACACTGGAAGTTTGCTAGCTTTGATCTAAAATATTTAGATGACCCACAAGGTGTGTATGGTGGAGATGAGCAAGTTCATACACTAGTACGTGAAGGCTTAGAAGCAGATGAGCCATCTGCATTCACTGTTTTAGACAGATTCTTCTGGACTCCAGACGATATGGCAGAAGTAATGGTTGCTATTGAAGAAGGTAGCTCTGAAGAACAAGCAGCTGCAGACTGGGCTGCTGCTAATCAGGATACTGTAAATGAATGGACTGAAGGTGTAGAAGAAGTTGACGGTAATCGCATAGATCTAGCATTCGTTGCATGGGATTCTGAGATTGCTAGTACTAATGTAGTTAAATATGTACTAGAGTCTATTGGTTACGATGTTAGAATGCGTCAATTAGAACCAGCTCCGATGTTCCAAGGTGTTGAAAGTGGCGAAGCTGATGCTATGGTAGCAGCATGGTTGCCAACAACTCACGAATCATACATGGATCGTTTTGGTGAAGGTTTAGTAGACTTAGGTCCAAATCTTGATGGAACTCGCATTGGTTTAGTTGTTCCAGCATACATGGATATTGATTCTATTGAAGACCTTCGTTAG
- a CDS encoding NAD(P)H-dependent oxidoreductase yields the protein MRAIILNSLDNENEYAQIHEMLLEELKKSAIIIDTMNLLEIDIEGCRNCYHCWTKTPGKCVINDQGNSLTSDIIQADALVILTPTDGEQLSPLVMSTLQRTIPNLAPNIKNQTNKYPVLIGVGVTKKEFKQDDENKIAIEELFDRTIKRIGINFHCKRTVSEIIYIDEPLPEQQQLVEEAIAIAMKDY from the coding sequence ATGAGAGCTATTATCTTGAATAGTTTAGACAATGAAAATGAATATGCACAAATACATGAGATGCTTTTAGAAGAGCTTAAGAAATCGGCAATCATAATTGACACGATGAATTTATTAGAGATTGACATTGAAGGCTGCAGAAATTGTTACCATTGCTGGACTAAAACACCTGGTAAATGTGTAATAAACGATCAAGGTAATAGCCTAACTAGTGATATAATACAAGCAGATGCACTTGTGATATTGACTCCAACTGATGGGGAGCAGCTATCGCCCTTGGTTATGTCTACATTACAACGGACGATTCCAAATCTAGCACCGAATATTAAAAATCAGACAAATAAATATCCAGTTTTAATAGGAGTCGGTGTTACAAAGAAAGAGTTTAAGCAAGATGATGAAAACAAGATAGCTATTGAAGAACTGTTTGACAGAACAATTAAACGGATTGGAATTAACTTTCACTGCAAAAGAACGGTAAGTGAAATAATCTATATTGACGAGCCGCTACCTGAACAACAGCAGCTCGTGGAAGAGGCAATTGCGATTGCTATGAAGGATTATTAG
- the murB gene encoding UDP-N-acetylmuramate dehydrogenase, with product MKALTFESLCVENEMLARHSSYEIGGSARFYATPETVDELICLLDACKQKGIPCEIFGYGSNILFPDEPYAEKMYISLKRMIDCNIAASGGEAKLFLAAGVPLSFLPLIGVLSDYESMYFTHLLPGTIGAGIYINAKCYEYQMSELLNRIYYIDIAKDSSSIQSIAVEDCSFAYKESIFQKRPWIIIGADFLVPNLTRERYLIIQNLLQLYKQPYTDITSLANFYKHFQAITEDISKEHKVVLPKRFQEIDEDRSSKRHFSYPSCGSVFKNNYKFGRPMGVVVDELGLKGKEYGGAMISPYHGNFIINHKQAKAADVIYLIKFVQEQVNNKHGFIPEPEVIIISE from the coding sequence GTGAAAGCATTAACTTTTGAATCCTTGTGCGTAGAAAATGAGATGCTAGCAAGACATAGCTCATATGAAATAGGGGGAAGTGCACGGTTTTATGCAACCCCAGAAACGGTGGATGAGCTAATATGCCTGCTGGATGCTTGCAAACAAAAAGGAATTCCCTGTGAGATTTTTGGGTATGGATCTAATATATTGTTCCCAGATGAGCCGTATGCTGAAAAGATGTATATATCACTAAAACGCATGATTGACTGCAATATTGCTGCTAGTGGCGGTGAAGCGAAGCTTTTCCTAGCAGCGGGAGTACCGTTGTCGTTCTTACCGCTGATAGGAGTCCTAAGCGACTACGAAAGCATGTATTTTACACATTTGCTGCCAGGAACAATAGGTGCAGGTATATATATAAACGCTAAATGCTATGAATATCAAATGAGTGAGCTTCTTAACCGCATTTATTATATAGATATAGCAAAGGATAGTTCATCAATTCAATCAATAGCAGTCGAAGACTGTAGCTTTGCTTATAAAGAATCTATTTTTCAAAAAAGACCTTGGATTATTATTGGAGCAGATTTTTTAGTTCCAAATCTTACACGTGAACGCTATTTAATTATTCAGAATCTATTACAATTGTATAAACAACCTTATACAGACATTACGTCACTTGCTAATTTCTATAAACATTTTCAAGCTATTACAGAGGATATTAGTAAGGAGCATAAAGTTGTGCTACCAAAGCGCTTTCAAGAAATAGATGAGGATCGCAGTAGCAAGCGACATTTCAGCTACCCGTCCTGTGGTTCGGTATTTAAGAATAATTACAAGTTTGGCAGACCAATGGGTGTAGTAGTTGATGAGCTTGGCCTTAAGGGCAAGGAATATGGAGGGGCTATGATATCCCCTTATCACGGCAATTTCATTATTAATCATAAACAGGCAAAAGCAGCAGACGTAATATATTTAATTAAATTTGTACAAGAACAAGTAAATAATAAACACGGCTTTATACCAGAGCCTGAGGTTATAATAATTTCTGAATAG
- a CDS encoding cell wall-active antibiotics response protein — protein MNGRGQWWVGAIIIGLGVLLLLNNLGFIDVSIGSIISNYWPVVFVIWGMQFLFSRKSKGEVVTGLILIAIGLIFLGNKHDWFNIDLSFFWKLFWPVILIIIGINFLRGPKTSGKNNWAFLGGIEKSKQPWKLEDGDYWAVLGGIELDLRKAILENREYTISCNALLGGIELIVPKNITVICEGTAVLGGVEMLGEETGGIVSSMKVEQIADPGAPVLKIHCRATLGGVEVTAKD, from the coding sequence ATGAATGGAAGAGGGCAATGGTGGGTCGGCGCAATTATAATCGGGCTAGGCGTGCTACTATTATTAAACAACCTTGGTTTTATCGATGTAAGTATAGGTTCTATTATCAGTAATTATTGGCCTGTTGTATTTGTTATTTGGGGTATGCAGTTCCTTTTTAGTAGGAAAAGTAAAGGTGAAGTTGTTACTGGTTTGATACTAATAGCCATAGGTCTAATTTTCTTAGGGAACAAACATGATTGGTTTAATATTGATTTATCTTTCTTCTGGAAGCTTTTCTGGCCAGTAATATTAATAATAATCGGTATTAATTTCTTAAGGGGTCCGAAAACATCTGGAAAGAACAATTGGGCATTCCTCGGTGGGATTGAAAAGTCGAAGCAACCCTGGAAGCTAGAGGATGGGGACTACTGGGCTGTACTTGGCGGCATAGAACTTGACTTAAGGAAAGCTATATTAGAAAATAGGGAGTACACTATTAGCTGTAATGCACTTCTAGGTGGAATTGAACTTATAGTGCCTAAGAATATTACAGTAATTTGTGAAGGAACAGCAGTCTTAGGCGGTGTAGAGATGCTAGGGGAAGAAACTGGTGGCATCGTATCCTCTATGAAGGTCGAGCAGATTGCAGACCCAGGCGCACCTGTATTAAAAATTCATTGTCGTGCTACACTAGGTGGAGTAGAAGTAACTGCTAAAGATTAA
- a CDS encoding SIMPL domain-containing protein, whose amino-acid sequence MRGNLKSLIVPILIVTIVFVVYSFSQPAQAEIDVPGDKTDLPVINVTGVGEISVKPDAAQISLGVRTESATAKEAQTENARITNQLIAALKAAGIEENNMQTQNFSVHPQYDYNVERGQTRRIIGYQVQNMLIVKIDDIAQVGPVIDSAREAGVNEVNSIRFLTTQERTLRNDALTKAVEDAKQKADTIAAALGKTVQDVVSVTTDSVSAPPNNFRNMQMAETADSSTPIIGGELTINASVHVQFTMK is encoded by the coding sequence ATGAGAGGTAATTTAAAATCATTAATTGTACCAATTTTAATCGTCACTATCGTCTTTGTTGTTTATAGCTTTAGTCAGCCTGCCCAAGCGGAAATTGATGTACCAGGAGATAAGACTGACTTGCCTGTTATTAATGTTACTGGTGTCGGAGAAATTTCTGTTAAGCCTGACGCAGCTCAGATTTCGCTAGGTGTACGCACAGAAAGCGCTACCGCGAAGGAAGCACAAACAGAGAATGCGCGTATTACTAATCAATTAATAGCAGCTCTTAAAGCCGCAGGAATCGAAGAAAATAATATGCAGACTCAGAACTTTTCAGTACACCCTCAATATGATTATAACGTCGAAAGGGGACAGACTAGACGCATTATCGGCTATCAGGTGCAAAACATGCTTATCGTTAAAATAGATGATATTGCACAGGTAGGCCCAGTAATAGACAGCGCTAGAGAAGCTGGCGTAAATGAAGTAAATAGTATCCGCTTTCTGACGACTCAAGAACGCACCCTAAGAAACGACGCCTTAACTAAGGCTGTTGAGGACGCAAAGCAAAAAGCTGATACCATAGCTGCCGCATTAGGAAAGACTGTTCAAGATGTCGTAAGTGTTACAACGGACTCCGTCTCCGCACCTCCGAACAATTTTAGAAACATGCAAATGGCTGAGACCGCTGACTCATCTACACCTATTATAGGCGGAGAGCTAACAATTAATGCTTCTGTACATGTGCAATTTACGATGAAGTAG
- a CDS encoding alpha/beta fold hydrolase, translating into MLNVIGFAVIITIGLIVIFNIIGKIISNKQARNWQDQAKGPGTTIDVDGRQVYVTIKGQGPVTAIIEPTIGSASPEWWQIQNDLAKHMQVITYDRAGYGWSELTNQRRTSENIAEELKKILEAKGIQGPYLLIGHGFGASYLQHFARLCPQEIVGAVFISPQPLDSSIYFKELNKDVLVKSGIDKLPAIQSMLMLNKLGVIRRFRNLLFKSPPLYYYHKLNEDTRDILWQHFCLQTQMQMVRLEYVESMRKGNMERSKKAGGFPDIPVKVLYQSTVTANKGLISEGLTEEDAKRVDEISRKQAQQFLAISSASEWIEVSDSSQFIHLDQPNNVIKIVNEIVNSINSAHKL; encoded by the coding sequence ATGCTCAACGTAATTGGATTTGCTGTCATTATCACCATTGGGCTTATTGTAATATTTAATATAATTGGGAAGATAATCAGTAATAAACAAGCAAGAAATTGGCAAGATCAAGCCAAAGGCCCAGGAACAACTATTGACGTCGATGGACGGCAGGTCTATGTGACAATAAAAGGGCAGGGACCAGTAACAGCAATAATAGAGCCTACCATAGGTTCTGCATCGCCAGAATGGTGGCAGATCCAGAATGATTTAGCTAAGCATATGCAAGTAATAACATACGACCGAGCTGGCTATGGCTGGAGTGAACTAACTAATCAGCGTAGGACAAGTGAAAATATAGCCGAGGAGCTTAAAAAAATTCTAGAGGCCAAAGGCATACAAGGGCCGTATCTACTAATAGGCCATGGCTTTGGTGCGTCATATCTGCAGCATTTTGCCAGGCTATGTCCACAAGAAATTGTCGGGGCTGTATTTATAAGTCCGCAGCCATTAGATAGCTCAATATATTTCAAAGAACTTAATAAAGATGTATTAGTCAAAAGCGGTATCGACAAACTGCCTGCTATACAGTCTATGCTCATGTTAAATAAGTTAGGGGTTATACGAAGGTTTAGAAATCTATTATTTAAAAGCCCACCTTTATACTATTATCATAAGCTAAATGAAGACACACGGGATATTCTATGGCAGCATTTTTGTTTGCAGACTCAGATGCAGATGGTGCGACTAGAGTATGTTGAATCAATGAGAAAAGGTAATATGGAGAGAAGTAAGAAGGCAGGCGGCTTTCCAGACATACCTGTAAAAGTGTTATATCAATCTACAGTAACTGCTAATAAAGGATTAATCAGCGAAGGGCTAACGGAAGAAGACGCTAAGCGTGTTGATGAAATATCTAGAAAACAAGCACAACAGTTTTTAGCAATAAGTTCAGCTAGTGAGTGGATTGAAGTCTCTGATAGCAGCCAATTCATCCATTTAGATCAACCAAACAATGTTATTAAAATTGTGAATGAAATTGTTAATAGCATTAATAGTGCGCATAAGTTATAA